A region of Haloplanus sp. XH21 DNA encodes the following proteins:
- the truA gene encoding tRNA pseudouridine(38-40) synthase TruA — MRAFRLAYDGRPYSGFQRQPDVPTVEDALFDALRELDVESPPPGYAAAGRTDAGVSALAQTVAFEAPDWLTPAALNGTLPGTVRAWASADVAADFHATHDATRRTYRYHLYAPNIDDERARAALDRLAGEHDFHNLTTDDTGTVRRLDTDCHRDGDFLVVTISAGGFARHMVRRIVALVRAVGAGESGADRIGRVLGPDPLDGAAGVATASATPLLLADVTYPEVDFARNPDAAASARAVFAERRVDARVAARVTSDLTDGVQER; from the coding sequence ATGCGCGCCTTTCGCCTTGCGTACGACGGCCGCCCATACTCGGGGTTTCAGCGCCAACCCGACGTGCCGACCGTCGAGGACGCGCTGTTCGACGCGCTCCGCGAGTTGGATGTCGAGAGCCCGCCGCCCGGCTACGCCGCCGCCGGACGCACCGACGCGGGCGTCTCCGCCCTCGCACAGACCGTCGCCTTCGAGGCGCCGGACTGGCTCACGCCCGCCGCGCTGAACGGGACGCTCCCCGGGACGGTCCGGGCCTGGGCCAGCGCCGACGTGGCGGCCGACTTCCACGCCACCCACGACGCGACCCGGCGGACCTACCGCTATCACCTCTATGCGCCCAACATCGACGACGAGCGCGCTCGCGCGGCGCTCGACCGACTCGCTGGTGAACACGACTTCCACAACCTGACGACCGACGACACGGGGACGGTCCGCCGCCTCGACACCGACTGCCACCGCGACGGCGACTTCCTCGTGGTGACGATCAGCGCGGGCGGGTTCGCCCGGCACATGGTCCGGCGCATCGTCGCGCTGGTCCGGGCGGTCGGAGCCGGCGAGAGCGGCGCCGATCGGATCGGGCGCGTCCTCGGACCCGATCCGCTCGACGGCGCGGCGGGCGTGGCAACCGCGTCGGCGACGCCTCTCCTTCTCGCAGACGTGACGTATCCGGAGGTCGACTTCGCCCGCAACCCCGACGCCGCGGCGAGCGCGCGGGCCGTCTTCGCCGAGCGGCGCGTCGACGCCCGGGTGGCCGCACGCGTCACCAGCGACCTAACCGACGGCGTGCAGGAACGCTAA
- the mobA gene encoding molybdenum cofactor guanylyltransferase: protein MAERTAVVLAGGRSTRFGDEDKAVADLAGTPMIRRVVDRIAPAVDGVVINCRPAQRAAITDALDGVSLPVAFAEDDYPDEGPMAGMATGLRAVETEYAFVVACDMPFVDSDFVDYLFERAAGHDAAVPRPDQWFETTHAVYRAAAMADACEAALEAGKERIVAPLFDLDFVVVDAEEVREHGHPRTFENCNTRQDFEDAARRLDG from the coding sequence ATGGCCGAACGTACTGCCGTGGTGCTCGCCGGGGGCCGGTCGACGCGGTTCGGCGACGAGGACAAGGCGGTCGCCGACCTCGCCGGTACGCCGATGATTCGCCGAGTGGTCGATCGGATCGCACCGGCCGTCGACGGCGTGGTGATCAACTGTCGCCCCGCCCAGCGCGCCGCGATCACCGACGCGCTCGACGGCGTGTCGCTCCCCGTCGCGTTCGCCGAAGACGACTACCCCGACGAGGGGCCGATGGCCGGCATGGCGACGGGACTCCGCGCCGTCGAGACCGAGTACGCCTTCGTCGTCGCCTGCGACATGCCCTTCGTCGACAGCGACTTCGTGGACTACCTGTTCGAGCGCGCGGCGGGGCACGACGCCGCCGTCCCGCGCCCGGACCAGTGGTTCGAGACCACCCACGCCGTCTACCGGGCGGCCGCGATGGCCGACGCCTGCGAGGCGGCGCTGGAGGCGGGCAAGGAGCGCATCGTCGCGCCGCTCTTCGACCTGGATTTCGTCGTCGTCGACGCCGAGGAAGTGCGCGAACACGGCCACCCGCGCACGTTCGAGAACTGCAACACGCGCCAGGACTTCGAGGACGCCGCCCGCCGACTCGACGGCTAA
- the yqeC gene encoding selenium cofactor biosynthesis protein YqeC has translation MNLIEALSADREMVCVVGAGGKKTTLYALANRLDRAVVTATVRIPIFDDQVANVAVTRDPVGAIRSASGSSWPLGLVPERERDDRYLGYDRETVTAIRATPGVGTVLVKADGARTRLLKAPNEREPQVPATADTVIPIASAKVVGNPLADDHVHRPERVAELTGLDIGDPIGADDVAAVLASRLGGRKRVPPTATVVPLVNMVDDDGLAATGRDIAAAVHDRADVPRVVLARMAGPELVDVV, from the coding sequence ATGAACCTCATCGAAGCGCTGTCCGCCGACAGGGAGATGGTCTGTGTCGTCGGCGCCGGCGGCAAGAAGACGACGCTGTACGCGCTCGCCAACCGACTCGACCGCGCCGTCGTGACGGCGACGGTTCGCATCCCTATCTTCGACGACCAGGTCGCGAACGTGGCCGTGACCCGCGACCCGGTGGGCGCCATCCGGTCGGCGTCGGGATCGTCGTGGCCGCTCGGCCTCGTCCCCGAACGCGAGCGCGACGACCGCTATCTCGGCTACGACCGGGAGACGGTCACGGCCATCCGCGCGACGCCCGGCGTCGGAACGGTGCTGGTGAAAGCCGACGGGGCCCGCACGCGGCTGCTGAAGGCGCCGAACGAACGCGAACCGCAGGTGCCGGCGACGGCCGACACCGTCATCCCCATCGCGAGCGCGAAGGTCGTCGGCAACCCGCTCGCGGACGACCACGTCCACCGGCCCGAACGCGTCGCCGAACTCACGGGACTCGACATCGGCGACCCCATCGGCGCCGACGACGTGGCTGCCGTCCTCGCGAGTCGGCTGGGCGGGCGCAAGCGCGTCCCGCCGACGGCGACGGTCGTCCCGCTGGTGAACATGGTCGACGACGACGGCCTGGCGGCGACGGGACGGGACATCGCCGCCGCCGTTCACGACCGCGCCGACGTGCCGCGGGTGGTGCTCGCTCGGATGGCCGGCCCCGAACTCGTCGACGTGGTTTAG
- a CDS encoding DUF7411 family protein: protein MDAALLYSGGKDSTLAALCLDRFYDVTLVTGTFGVTDDWRHARRGADRLGLPFRTLDLDPSVAAEAVDRMIVDGYPRNGIQTVHDHALERVADLDVAAVADGTRRDDRVPTVSRADAQSLEDRRGVDYLAPLAGFGRRAVDRLADIHLDVETGPSEAVPRADYEAELRALLADDDRDGASVESIFPAHDQSVVRGVDRPAPFGVDTPK from the coding sequence ATGGACGCCGCCCTCCTCTACAGCGGCGGGAAGGATTCGACGCTCGCAGCCCTCTGTCTCGACCGGTTTTACGACGTGACCCTCGTCACCGGCACGTTCGGCGTGACCGACGACTGGCGACACGCCCGCCGCGGGGCCGACCGCCTCGGACTGCCTTTTCGGACGCTGGATCTCGACCCGTCCGTCGCCGCCGAGGCCGTCGACCGCATGATTGTGGACGGCTACCCGCGCAACGGCATCCAGACCGTCCACGACCACGCCCTCGAACGCGTCGCCGACCTCGACGTAGCGGCTGTCGCCGACGGCACCCGCCGTGACGACCGCGTGCCGACGGTCTCGCGGGCGGACGCCCAGAGCCTCGAGGACCGCCGCGGCGTCGACTACCTCGCCCCGCTCGCCGGATTCGGCCGGCGGGCCGTGGACCGCCTCGCGGACATCCACCTCGATGTCGAGACCGGCCCGAGCGAGGCGGTCCCGCGCGCCGACTACGAGGCCGAACTCCGGGCGCTCCTCGCCGACGACGACCGCGACGGCGCCAGCGTCGAGTCGATTTTCCCGGCACACGACCAGTCGGTCGTCCGTGGCGTCGACCGGCCGGCGCCGTTCGGCGTCGATACGCCGAAGTGA
- a CDS encoding DNA-binding protein: MSGSPDDERIEELRQQKMEELREQAQDGGAGGQSDESQQAAHQQAEAQKEALLKQHLTDGARQRLNAVQMSKPDVADKVEQQILALAQSGRIQDRIDEEQMRKLLKELTPDKSFDIQRR; encoded by the coding sequence ATGAGCGGAAGCCCTGACGACGAACGAATCGAAGAGCTTCGACAACAGAAGATGGAAGAGCTGCGAGAGCAGGCCCAGGACGGCGGTGCTGGCGGCCAAAGCGACGAATCCCAGCAGGCCGCCCACCAGCAGGCCGAGGCCCAGAAGGAAGCGCTCCTGAAACAGCATCTCACGGACGGCGCGCGCCAGCGTCTCAACGCGGTCCAGATGTCGAAACCCGACGTGGCCGACAAGGTCGAACAACAGATCCTCGCGCTCGCCCAGAGCGGCCGCATCCAGGACCGCATCGACGAGGAACAGATGCGCAAACTGCTGAAGGAACTCACCCCCGACAAGAGCTTCGACATCCAGCGACGGTAG
- a CDS encoding 30S ribosomal protein S19e, protein MVTLYDVPADALIDALADRLDDRIEEPDWANYTKTSSSKELPPQQEDFWAVRAASLLRKVAVDGPVGVDRLSTAYGDSKQGSTRYRVAPSHAEPGSKNIIRTILQQLEDEDLISVAQGEGRVATPEGRSLLDEVAADVLDELDRPELEKYA, encoded by the coding sequence ATGGTAACCCTCTACGACGTGCCGGCCGACGCGCTCATCGACGCGCTCGCCGACCGGCTCGACGATCGCATCGAGGAGCCCGACTGGGCGAACTACACCAAGACCAGTTCGAGCAAGGAACTCCCGCCCCAGCAGGAGGACTTCTGGGCGGTTCGCGCGGCGAGCCTGCTCCGGAAAGTCGCCGTCGACGGCCCCGTGGGTGTCGACCGCCTCTCGACGGCGTACGGCGACAGCAAACAGGGCTCGACGCGCTATCGCGTCGCGCCCTCGCACGCCGAACCCGGCAGCAAGAACATCATCCGAACGATCCTCCAGCAGCTCGAAGACGAGGATCTGATCTCGGTCGCCCAGGGCGAGGGTCGCGTCGCCACTCCCGAGGGTCGCAGTCTCCTCGACGAGGTCGCCGCGGATGTCCTCGACGAACTCGATCGGCCGGAACTCGAGAAGTACGCCTAA
- a CDS encoding lysylphosphatidylglycerol synthase transmembrane domain-containing protein, producing MVRGRLRATILGFAGAAVVFAILFSVAGVDELITHLVTADLRLVTLVFLATLGWLAAWGFALRIVLGVLGVSLSVSEAFFIFTAAMFSNNVTPFGQAGGEPITALLISRVTDTEYERGLAAIASVDTLNFVPSITIALVGVGYFVTEATLGTSRRLELALVAVAVLAIGVPTIVYLGWTHRYRLEARLVGVVTPVIRRLATHLPRIPVPTVGGIERRINGFFRAIERVATNPRGLALALALSAAGWFFQMLGLWLAFRAIGTPIPLSVALFVVPIGAIAGVTPLPGGAGGIESVLVVLLVAAPLPGVSESIAIAAVVVFRGMVYWTPTILGGLVTGVVSVRARGA from the coding sequence ATGGTCCGCGGACGCCTGCGTGCGACGATCCTCGGGTTCGCCGGCGCGGCCGTCGTGTTCGCGATCCTGTTTTCGGTCGCCGGCGTCGACGAGCTCATCACGCATCTCGTCACTGCCGACCTCCGCCTCGTCACGCTCGTCTTTCTCGCCACGCTCGGCTGGCTGGCGGCGTGGGGGTTCGCGCTCCGGATCGTCCTCGGCGTCCTCGGCGTCTCGCTGTCGGTCTCGGAGGCGTTTTTCATCTTCACCGCGGCGATGTTTTCGAACAACGTCACGCCGTTCGGTCAGGCGGGCGGTGAGCCGATCACGGCCCTGCTCATCTCCCGCGTGACCGACACCGAATACGAGCGCGGACTCGCCGCCATCGCCAGCGTCGACACGCTCAACTTCGTCCCGTCGATCACCATCGCGCTCGTCGGCGTCGGCTACTTCGTCACCGAGGCCACGCTCGGGACGAGCCGCCGACTCGAACTCGCGCTCGTCGCGGTGGCCGTCCTGGCCATCGGCGTCCCCACCATCGTCTATCTCGGCTGGACCCATCGGTATCGCCTCGAAGCCCGACTCGTGGGCGTCGTGACGCCGGTAATCCGCCGGCTGGCGACGCACCTGCCTCGCATCCCCGTGCCCACCGTCGGCGGGATCGAACGCCGCATCAACGGCTTCTTTCGCGCCATCGAGCGGGTGGCGACCAACCCCCGCGGCCTCGCGCTCGCGCTCGCACTCTCCGCCGCCGGCTGGTTCTTCCAGATGCTCGGTCTCTGGCTCGCCTTTCGGGCCATCGGAACGCCGATTCCGCTGTCGGTCGCCCTCTTCGTCGTCCCCATCGGCGCCATCGCGGGCGTGACGCCGCTTCCCGGCGGCGCCGGCGGCATCGAGAGCGTCCTCGTCGTCCTGCTCGTCGCGGCCCCGCTACCCGGCGTCTCCGAGTCCATCGCCATCGCCGCCGTCGTCGTCTTCCGGGGCATGGTGTACTGGACGCCGACCATTCTCGGCGGCCTCGTCACCGGCGTCGTCAGCGTCCGCGCTCGGGGCGCGTAG
- the thiL gene encoding thiamine-phosphate kinase, translated as MDERRALDLLADRVGGAGDDAAVIDGLVVTTDMLHERTDFPSGTTRYTAGWRTIGASLSDVAAMGATATAAVAAYGAPTFDPDEVRAFVDGASDVCERVDARYVGGDLDSHDEFTVAGSVVGAVDEPVYRSGASPGEAVCVTGTLGRSGAAIQEFERGNAERGNDLFRFVPRVAAGQELRGVATAMMDSSDGLARSLHQLAAASDCGFEVAWDRLPVDPSVDAVASDRDERRELAAFFGEDFELVFTVPEAALAEKREAVSVPITRIGTVTDAGVVADGDPLPDRGYTH; from the coding sequence ATGGACGAACGGCGCGCGCTCGATCTGCTCGCCGACCGGGTCGGTGGCGCGGGCGACGATGCGGCGGTTATCGACGGACTGGTAGTGACGACCGACATGCTCCACGAGCGGACGGATTTCCCGTCCGGGACGACGCGGTACACCGCGGGGTGGCGAACGATCGGTGCGTCGCTGTCCGACGTGGCGGCGATGGGGGCCACGGCCACGGCCGCGGTCGCCGCCTACGGCGCGCCGACGTTCGATCCTGACGAGGTTCGGGCGTTCGTCGACGGCGCGAGCGACGTCTGCGAGCGGGTCGACGCTCGATACGTGGGCGGAGATCTCGACAGCCACGACGAGTTCACCGTCGCCGGCAGCGTCGTGGGTGCGGTCGACGAGCCGGTGTATCGGTCCGGCGCGTCGCCCGGCGAGGCGGTCTGCGTGACCGGCACGCTCGGCCGGAGCGGCGCCGCGATCCAGGAGTTCGAGCGCGGGAACGCCGAGCGCGGTAACGACCTCTTCCGGTTCGTGCCCCGTGTGGCGGCGGGGCAGGAACTCCGCGGCGTCGCGACGGCCATGATGGACTCCTCGGACGGCCTCGCCCGCTCGCTCCACCAGCTCGCCGCGGCGAGCGACTGCGGATTCGAGGTCGCGTGGGACCGGCTCCCGGTCGACCCGAGCGTCGACGCCGTGGCGAGCGATCGCGACGAGCGGCGTGAGCTGGCGGCCTTCTTCGGCGAGGACTTCGAACTCGTGTTCACGGTGCCGGAGGCGGCGCTGGCCGAGAAACGCGAGGCGGTCTCGGTCCCGATCACCCGCATCGGCACGGTGACGGACGCGGGCGTCGTCGCCGACGGCGATCCGCTACCGGACCGCGGCTACACCCACTAG
- a CDS encoding site-2 protease family protein: protein MDGVDGPPSDALEAVFYVRDTVRDGDRLRYYGEPLVPRSSLLDELREPFHRAGYRLDLEQGREPYETVVVATPADGRIDGIPWTNIALFVATVVSTLLVGSVAWYYTPPSELAQTPLLALRAWPFTAAILGVLTTHELGHYVAGRYHGVDVSLPYLIPFIVPFGTLGAIIRMRGRMPDRKTLFDIGVAGPLSGLVATVVVTAIGLSLDPMTLPARVVESSGQVIVFNNPPLLDLVATALGQPTSYADPTKTVHPVIIGGWVGMFFTVLNLLPVGQLDGGHMVRAMLGHRQETLASLVPLALFGLAGYLHYVRNLGFNESVGLWAFWGVFATFIAYKGPATPVDESPLGWKRQALGLVTFGLGALCFLLVPIQLLG, encoded by the coding sequence ATGGACGGAGTCGACGGTCCGCCGTCTGACGCCCTCGAAGCGGTGTTTTACGTCCGCGATACGGTCCGTGACGGGGACCGGCTGCGGTACTACGGCGAGCCACTGGTTCCCCGGAGCTCGTTGCTCGACGAACTCCGGGAGCCGTTCCACCGTGCGGGCTACCGTCTCGACCTGGAACAGGGCCGCGAGCCGTACGAAACGGTCGTCGTCGCGACGCCGGCCGACGGCCGCATCGACGGCATCCCGTGGACGAACATCGCCCTGTTCGTGGCGACGGTCGTCTCGACGCTGCTAGTTGGCTCCGTCGCGTGGTATTACACCCCGCCGTCGGAACTCGCGCAGACCCCGCTGCTCGCGCTCCGGGCGTGGCCCTTCACCGCGGCCATCCTCGGCGTGCTGACGACCCACGAGCTCGGCCACTACGTCGCCGGCCGATACCACGGCGTCGACGTCTCCCTGCCCTATCTCATCCCGTTTATCGTCCCCTTCGGCACGCTCGGGGCGATCATCCGCATGCGCGGTCGGATGCCCGACCGCAAGACGCTGTTCGACATCGGCGTCGCCGGCCCGCTGAGCGGGCTCGTCGCCACCGTCGTCGTGACGGCCATCGGCCTCTCGCTCGATCCGATGACGCTGCCCGCCCGCGTCGTCGAGTCGTCGGGGCAGGTCATCGTCTTCAACAACCCGCCGCTACTCGATCTCGTCGCGACGGCGCTCGGGCAGCCCACGAGCTACGCCGACCCGACGAAGACCGTCCACCCCGTCATCATCGGTGGCTGGGTCGGGATGTTCTTCACCGTGCTTAACCTGCTCCCCGTCGGCCAACTCGACGGCGGGCACATGGTTCGCGCGATGCTCGGCCACCGGCAGGAGACGCTGGCGTCGCTGGTGCCGCTCGCGCTCTTCGGCCTCGCGGGGTATCTCCACTACGTGCGGAACCTCGGGTTCAACGAATCCGTCGGCCTCTGGGCCTTCTGGGGCGTGTTCGCCACGTTCATCGCGTACAAGGGTCCCGCGACTCCCGTCGACGAGTCGCCGCTGGGCTGGAAACGACAGGCGCTTGGCCTCGTCACGTTCGGCCTCGGCGCGCTCTGTTTCCTGCTGGTGCCGATCCAGCTGCTCGGCTAG
- a CDS encoding DUF7123 family protein produces MSATADPSTDADDSSSKEEQLKQYLLSKAQDGELYFKSKFIADEVGLSPKEIGALMVKLRDSASDLTIEKWSYTSATTWRIEPA; encoded by the coding sequence ATGAGCGCAACCGCTGACCCCTCCACTGATGCGGACGACAGTTCGTCGAAAGAGGAGCAGCTCAAGCAGTACCTGCTCTCGAAGGCGCAGGACGGCGAACTCTACTTCAAAAGCAAGTTCATCGCGGACGAAGTCGGTCTCTCCCCCAAGGAGATCGGCGCCCTGATGGTCAAGCTCCGCGATTCGGCTTCCGACCTCACCATCGAGAAATGGTCGTACACGAGCGCGACCACGTGGCGGATCGAACCCGCGTAA
- a CDS encoding molybdopterin synthase, producing the protein MKTLNLAGPGAVDLADRLVPALDGRVATVESLPETATRDTDAGAAYGLSTDGSWIGAGDGQSLDDLLDSLAPSYDYALTIGFDDARLPTVTLGGVDPVGTVVYAADDAETADTDAILDAFADVEPLVTLESLVQRAKASSLAERSGAIATFTGRVREKESPNDEPTTHLEFEKYEDVAADRMRAIRSELEDRDGVFEVLMHHRTGVITSGEDIVFVVVLAGHREEAFRTVEDGINRLKDEVPIFKKESTSDEEFWIHEQS; encoded by the coding sequence ATGAAGACGCTCAATCTCGCCGGTCCCGGCGCCGTCGACCTCGCCGACCGACTCGTGCCCGCGCTCGACGGCCGGGTCGCCACTGTCGAGTCCCTCCCGGAGACCGCCACCCGCGACACCGATGCGGGCGCGGCCTACGGTCTCTCGACGGATGGCTCCTGGATCGGCGCCGGCGACGGCCAGTCGCTCGACGACCTGCTTGACTCCCTGGCTCCCTCGTACGACTACGCCCTCACCATCGGCTTCGACGACGCTCGCCTCCCGACGGTCACACTCGGCGGTGTCGACCCCGTCGGGACGGTCGTCTACGCTGCCGACGACGCGGAGACCGCCGACACCGACGCCATCCTCGATGCCTTCGCCGATGTCGAGCCGCTGGTCACGCTCGAATCGCTCGTCCAACGGGCGAAGGCGTCATCGCTGGCGGAACGCTCCGGCGCCATCGCCACCTTCACCGGGCGCGTCAGGGAGAAGGAATCCCCCAACGACGAGCCGACGACCCACTTGGAGTTCGAGAAGTACGAGGACGTCGCCGCTGACCGCATGCGAGCGATCCGCTCCGAACTCGAGGACCGCGACGGCGTCTTCGAGGTGCTCATGCACCACCGCACCGGCGTCATCACCAGCGGCGAGGACATCGTGTTCGTCGTCGTCCTCGCCGGTCACCGCGAGGAGGCCTTCCGCACCGTCGAGGACGGCATCAACCGCCTCAAAGACGAGGTGCCGATATTCAAAAAGGAGTCGACGAGCGACGAGGAGTTCTGGATTCACGAACAGTCCTGA
- the pyrH gene encoding UMP kinase, producing the protein MRVVISIGGSVLAPDLDAGRVDGHAAAVERIVGEGCEVGAVVGGGGVARDYIGIARDLGANEVQLDHIGIDVTRINARLLIAALDGLAAPSPPHDYEGAGEALRRGDVPVMGGAMPGQTTDAVAAALAEYVDADLLVYATSVDGVFSADPDGDPTAEQYDRLTGTELVDLVAPMSRGAGASAPVDLLAAKLIERSGMRTIVLDGTDPDRIAEAVLHGDHTGTDIVPLGADGDPERWDR; encoded by the coding sequence ATGCGAGTTGTTATCTCTATCGGCGGGAGCGTCCTCGCGCCGGACCTCGACGCTGGCCGCGTCGATGGCCACGCCGCGGCGGTCGAACGCATCGTCGGCGAGGGGTGTGAGGTTGGCGCGGTGGTCGGCGGGGGCGGCGTCGCCCGCGACTACATCGGGATCGCGCGGGACCTCGGCGCCAACGAAGTCCAGTTGGACCACATCGGAATCGACGTGACGCGCATCAACGCGCGTCTGCTCATCGCGGCCCTGGACGGCCTGGCCGCACCGTCGCCACCCCACGACTACGAGGGTGCAGGCGAGGCGTTGCGCCGCGGCGACGTGCCCGTGATGGGCGGGGCGATGCCCGGCCAGACGACCGACGCCGTCGCCGCTGCGCTCGCCGAATACGTCGACGCGGACCTCCTCGTCTACGCCACGAGCGTCGACGGCGTGTTCAGCGCCGACCCCGACGGGGACCCCACCGCCGAGCAGTACGATCGGCTCACGGGCACGGAACTGGTGGATCTCGTCGCACCCATGAGCCGCGGCGCCGGCGCCTCTGCCCCCGTCGACCTGCTGGCGGCGAAACTCATCGAGCGATCGGGGATGCGGACGATCGTCCTCGACGGGACCGACCCCGACCGGATCGCGGAGGCCGTCCTGCACGGCGATCACACCGGCACCGACATCGTTCCCCTCGGTGCGGACGGCGACCCCGAGCGCTGGGACCGATGA
- the lysS gene encoding lysine--tRNA ligase: MSDDTHNAFWADDIADEIEARDPDDPIVIKGGVSPSGVPHLGHFNEIMRGYFVAAVLRDRGHEVRQVFTSDDRDALRGVPQTLADDDWNLVGLGEVDAGALGRNLGTPYTDIPDPFGEADSYGAHFTNLLERSAEAVGVPIELVSNTDLYESGEFEAVTREVLAKTTLARNVLSDYQDGVGDDYVPFMPQCSACGRLTQDVRDIDLDAGTVDYRCSGLDAGGEHIEGCGHEGTATLREGKLPWRFEWPAQWKVLGVDFEPFGKDHAEGSWPSGKEIAERVLDIQPPVPMVYEWFTLDGEPLSSSAGNVITVDEVLDLLEPEVLRYFFVRNPKRAKDFDTERIDLLVDEFDRFERVYFGEESDPDLKPLADRAYPFVVDEVRAERVRLPYTFAAVLGMTDDRDLRIRMARNQGFFDDDTPEWAVEEALKRVERARTWAERMDNAYNYRLQADLPDVDFDDDVAAALDDLAAFVAEGHGGEEIQGQIYETAREHDIDIGDFFAAGYRLFFDDTEGPRLGEFLGELDEAFVVTRLRREG, translated from the coding sequence ATGAGCGACGACACGCACAACGCCTTCTGGGCGGACGACATCGCGGACGAGATCGAGGCGCGCGACCCCGACGACCCGATCGTCATCAAGGGTGGAGTCTCGCCCTCCGGCGTCCCGCATCTCGGCCACTTCAACGAGATCATGCGTGGCTACTTCGTCGCCGCCGTCCTGCGTGACCGCGGCCACGAGGTTCGCCAGGTGTTCACGAGCGACGACCGGGACGCCCTGCGGGGCGTGCCACAGACGCTCGCCGACGACGACTGGAACCTCGTCGGCCTGGGCGAGGTGGACGCCGGTGCGCTGGGACGCAACCTCGGGACGCCCTACACGGATATCCCGGACCCCTTCGGCGAGGCCGACTCCTACGGCGCTCACTTCACGAATCTGCTCGAGCGAAGCGCCGAGGCCGTCGGCGTCCCCATCGAACTGGTGTCGAACACCGACCTCTACGAATCGGGCGAGTTCGAGGCCGTGACGCGCGAGGTGCTGGCGAAGACGACGCTCGCACGCAACGTACTATCCGACTACCAGGACGGCGTCGGCGACGACTACGTCCCCTTCATGCCCCAGTGTTCGGCGTGTGGCCGTCTCACGCAGGACGTGCGTGATATCGACCTCGACGCCGGCACCGTCGACTACCGGTGTTCCGGCCTCGACGCCGGCGGCGAGCATATCGAAGGCTGCGGACACGAGGGGACGGCGACGCTCCGCGAGGGCAAACTCCCCTGGCGGTTCGAATGGCCGGCCCAGTGGAAAGTGCTCGGCGTCGACTTCGAACCGTTCGGCAAGGACCACGCCGAGGGGTCGTGGCCGAGCGGGAAGGAAATCGCCGAGCGGGTGCTCGACATCCAGCCCCCGGTGCCGATGGTGTACGAGTGGTTCACCCTCGACGGCGAACCCCTCTCCTCGTCGGCCGGCAACGTCATCACCGTCGACGAGGTGCTCGACCTGCTCGAACCCGAGGTGTTGCGCTACTTCTTCGTGCGCAACCCCAAGCGCGCGAAGGACTTCGACACGGAGCGCATCGACCTCCTGGTCGACGAGTTCGACCGCTTCGAGCGGGTGTATTTTGGCGAGGAGTCCGACCCCGACCTGAAGCCCCTCGCCGACCGCGCGTACCCGTTCGTCGTCGACGAGGTGCGCGCGGAGCGCGTCCGCCTGCCCTACACCTTCGCCGCAGTGCTGGGGATGACGGACGACCGCGACCTCCGGATCCGGATGGCGCGCAACCAGGGCTTTTTCGACGACGACACGCCCGAATGGGCGGTCGAAGAGGCGCTGAAACGCGTCGAACGCGCGCGAACGTGGGCCGAGCGCATGGACAACGCCTACAACTACCGCCTGCAGGCCGACCTCCCAGATGTCGACTTCGACGACGACGTCGCCGCGGCGCTCGACGACCTCGCGGCGTTCGTCGCCGAGGGTCACGGCGGCGAGGAGATTCAGGGACAGATCTACGAGACCGCTCGCGAGCACGACATCGACATCGGCGACTTCTTCGCCGCGGGCTACCGGCTCTTTTTCGACGACACCGAAGGCCCGCGGCTCGGGGAGTTCCTCGGCGAACTCGACGAGGCGTTCGTCGTGACGCGACTCCGGCGCGAGGGATAG
- a CDS encoding cupin domain-containing protein yields MEISSTDDPATVEAVPDVHLSQLVAGDRISVQGYTIDAGATVPEHSHSHEQAGFATRGEAVFLIGGEERVVSAGDAYVIPGEEPHAVENRGDEPFEGVDVFSPPRTDPDWQD; encoded by the coding sequence ATGGAGATCAGTTCGACCGACGACCCCGCGACCGTCGAGGCCGTGCCGGACGTCCACCTCTCGCAGCTGGTCGCAGGGGACCGGATCAGCGTCCAGGGGTATACGATCGACGCGGGCGCGACGGTGCCCGAACACAGTCATTCACACGAACAGGCCGGCTTCGCCACTCGCGGCGAAGCGGTGTTTCTGATCGGTGGCGAGGAGCGCGTCGTGTCGGCGGGCGATGCCTACGTCATCCCGGGCGAGGAACCCCACGCCGTGGAAAATCGCGGCGACGAACCCTTCGAGGGGGTCGACGTGTTCAGCCCGCCACGGACCGATCCGGACTGGCAGGACTGA